From a region of the Fervidobacterium sp. genome:
- the rpsH gene encoding 30S ribosomal protein S8 — protein MEVLTVWSDPIADMLTRIRNANLVFKDQVDIPASNLKRAIADILVREGFIKGYTYIEDGKQGVLRLQMKYKGTRKNKERVIHGIVRVSKPGRRIYVGKNNIPRVKNGLGIAIISTSKGVLTDKEAVEYGVGGEVIAYIW, from the coding sequence ATGGAGGTGTTAACCGTGTGGAGCGATCCAATAGCTGACATGCTTACTAGAATAAGAAATGCGAACCTTGTTTTTAAAGATCAAGTAGATATACCGGCTTCAAACTTAAAAAGAGCAATAGCAGACATTCTTGTTAGAGAAGGTTTCATAAAAGGATACACATACATTGAAGACGGAAAACAAGGAGTTCTTAGACTTCAAATGAAATACAAAGGTACAAGGAAAAATAAAGAAAGAGTAATTCACGGAATTGTACGCGTTTCGAAACCAGGTAGAAGAATTTATGTTGGTAAGAACAATATACCAAGAGTCAAGAATGGACTTGGAATTGCAATAATATCTACATCAAAGGGCGTACTCACCGACAAAGAAGCTGTAGAGTATGGAGTCGGTGGAGAAGTTATTGCCTACATCTGGTAA
- the rpmC gene encoding 50S ribosomal protein L29: protein MTPVEIRNMNNEELVKLLEEKKRTLMNLRFQNALGELKDFSLIQKTKRDIARIKTILRERELGIRR, encoded by the coding sequence ATGACACCAGTGGAAATAAGAAACATGAATAATGAGGAATTAGTAAAACTTTTAGAAGAAAAGAAAAGAACATTAATGAACTTGAGATTCCAAAATGCTTTAGGAGAATTGAAAGACTTTAGTCTCATCCAGAAAACTAAAAGGGACATAGCAAGAATCAAAACTATATTACGTGAACGTGAACTTGGTATAAGGAGGTAA
- the fusA gene encoding elongation factor G, with protein sequence MEEIKALYVDLNKLRNIGIMAHIDAGKTTTTERILFFTGRKHQIGSVDDGTATMDWMIQEKERGITITSAATTCFWKEHRINIIDTPGHVDFTIEVERSLRVLDGAIAIFDATAGVEPQSETVWRQADKYKVPRLAFMNKMDKTGADFEMAVQSMVERLGAHPIPVQIPIGAESDFKGVIDLIQMKAIRWLNPEGTEMVYEDIPVEWLDKAEEAREDMIEKIAEVDDEIMELYLEGQEPTEEQIHAALRRITIAGLGTPVFCGSAKMNVGIQPLLDGVVRYLPSPLDLPPVRGFDKNGNEIQVVPTENGPFVAYAFKIQTDPYVGKLTFLRVYSGRLEKGSYVINTTKGIKERVSRLIFLHADKREDVDYIRAGDIVGVIGMKSTITGDTICEEGTNVILEKMEFPEPVISIAIEPATKDDETKLSKALQALLDEDPSLRAYVDQETGETILSGMGELHLEIIVDRLKREFNVNVRVGKPQVAYRETMTKEVKTEGKYIRQSGGRGQYGHVIVQFEPLSLDKTFEFVDKTVGGVIPKQYIPAIEEGIREAMQVGVLAGYPVVGVKATLLDGSYHEVDSSEMAFKIAASLAFKEAMEKGNPVLLEPIMRVEVTTPEEYMGNIIADLNSRRAHIEALENRAHLRVIKALVPLSEMFGYATTLRSLSQGRANYVMTLSHYDRVPEKVAEKILKNA encoded by the coding sequence ATGGAAGAGATAAAAGCTCTTTACGTCGACTTGAATAAGTTAAGGAATATAGGAATAATGGCTCATATTGATGCTGGTAAGACTACTACTACCGAGCGTATATTATTTTTCACCGGTAGAAAACATCAGATCGGTAGTGTTGATGATGGTACAGCAACGATGGATTGGATGATTCAAGAAAAGGAAAGAGGAATCACCATCACGTCTGCTGCAACTACATGTTTTTGGAAGGAACACCGAATCAACATAATTGATACACCGGGTCACGTTGATTTTACAATCGAAGTTGAGCGGTCTTTGAGAGTGCTTGATGGAGCTATTGCAATCTTTGATGCTACAGCAGGTGTTGAACCTCAGTCAGAAACTGTTTGGAGACAGGCTGATAAGTACAAGGTTCCAAGGCTTGCATTTATGAACAAGATGGATAAAACAGGTGCAGATTTTGAAATGGCAGTCCAAAGTATGGTTGAAAGATTGGGTGCTCACCCAATCCCCGTGCAAATTCCTATAGGCGCAGAAAGTGACTTCAAAGGTGTAATTGATTTGATTCAAATGAAAGCTATAAGATGGCTCAATCCGGAAGGTACAGAGATGGTTTACGAAGATATTCCTGTTGAATGGCTTGATAAAGCTGAAGAAGCAAGGGAAGATATGATTGAAAAAATAGCCGAAGTTGATGACGAGATAATGGAATTGTACCTTGAAGGGCAAGAGCCAACTGAAGAACAAATTCATGCAGCACTCAGAAGAATCACTATAGCAGGTTTAGGTACACCGGTTTTCTGTGGTTCAGCCAAGATGAACGTTGGCATTCAGCCATTGCTTGATGGTGTGGTTAGGTACTTACCATCACCACTTGATTTACCACCGGTTCGGGGTTTTGACAAGAACGGAAATGAAATACAAGTTGTTCCAACGGAAAATGGTCCATTCGTAGCTTATGCATTTAAAATTCAAACTGATCCATATGTTGGCAAACTTACTTTCTTAAGAGTTTACAGTGGACGACTAGAGAAAGGTAGCTATGTTATCAATACTACCAAAGGTATAAAGGAAAGGGTTTCAAGACTTATATTTTTACATGCTGATAAGAGAGAGGATGTAGATTATATAAGAGCCGGAGATATAGTTGGAGTTATTGGTATGAAAAGCACCATAACAGGCGATACTATTTGTGAAGAAGGAACTAATGTTATTCTTGAAAAAATGGAATTCCCCGAACCCGTTATTTCTATCGCTATCGAACCAGCAACAAAAGATGATGAAACAAAACTTTCGAAGGCGTTGCAGGCATTGCTCGATGAAGATCCATCACTCAGAGCGTATGTTGACCAAGAAACAGGTGAGACTATACTTTCGGGAATGGGAGAACTACACCTTGAAATCATTGTTGATAGGTTGAAAAGAGAGTTCAATGTCAATGTAAGGGTTGGTAAACCGCAAGTTGCTTATAGAGAGACAATGACCAAAGAAGTTAAAACCGAAGGTAAATATATCAGGCAAAGTGGTGGTAGAGGACAATACGGGCATGTTATTGTCCAGTTTGAGCCTTTAAGCTTAGATAAGACCTTCGAATTTGTTGATAAGACTGTTGGCGGTGTGATACCGAAACAGTACATACCCGCTATCGAAGAAGGAATAAGAGAAGCAATGCAAGTTGGTGTTCTAGCAGGCTATCCTGTCGTTGGTGTTAAGGCAACTTTGCTTGATGGTTCTTACCACGAAGTGGACTCATCAGAAATGGCATTTAAGATAGCTGCAAGCTTGGCATTTAAGGAAGCTATGGAAAAGGGTAATCCTGTGCTTCTTGAACCTATCATGCGTGTAGAAGTTACAACACCAGAAGAGTATATGGGTAACATTATAGCAGACTTGAATTCCAGAAGAGCACATATTGAAGCACTTGAAAACAGAGCACATCTAAGGGTAATAAAAGCACTTGTTCCGCTTAGTGAAATGTTTGGTTATGCTACAACACTTAGGTCGCTTTCACAAGGTAGAGCAAACTACGTGATGACATTGTCACATTACGATAGAGTACCTGAAAAGGTAGCAGAAAAGATTTTGAAAAATGCTTAG
- the tuf gene encoding elongation factor Tu translates to MAKEKFIRTKPHMNVGTIGHIDHGKTTLTAAITKYCSLLGLADYTPYEMIDKAPEERARGITINITHVEYQTEKRHYAHIDCPGHADYIKNMITGAAQMDGAILVVAATDGPMPQTREHVLLARQVNVPAMIVYINKVDMVDDPELVDLVEMEVRDLLSKYEFPGDEVPVIRGSALKAVEAPNDPNHPDLKSIKELLDAMDNYFPEPVREVDKPFLMPVEDVFSITGRGTVVTGRIERGVIKPGVEAEIIGMSYETRKTVITSVEMFRKELDEAMAGDNVGCLLRGIDKDEVERGQVLAKPGSITPHKKFKANIYVLKKEEGGRHTPFTKGYKPQFYIRTADVTGEIVDLPAGAEMVMPGDNLEMTIELIYPVAIEKGMRFAVREGGRTVGAGVVSEIIE, encoded by the coding sequence ATGGCAAAAGAAAAGTTTATAAGAACAAAACCTCACATGAACGTTGGTACGATTGGACATATTGACCATGGAAAAACAACACTTACCGCAGCTATAACAAAGTATTGTTCACTCTTAGGATTGGCAGATTATACACCATATGAAATGATCGATAAGGCACCAGAGGAAAGGGCAAGGGGTATTACCATCAACATTACACACGTTGAATACCAAACAGAAAAAAGACACTATGCACACATTGACTGTCCAGGACACGCAGACTACATTAAAAACATGATTACCGGTGCAGCACAGATGGATGGTGCTATTCTTGTTGTTGCAGCAACTGATGGTCCTATGCCGCAAACAAGAGAACACGTCCTTCTTGCAAGGCAAGTTAATGTTCCAGCAATGATTGTTTACATCAACAAAGTAGACATGGTTGATGATCCCGAGCTTGTTGATCTTGTTGAAATGGAAGTTAGAGATCTCCTTAGCAAGTATGAATTCCCTGGTGATGAAGTGCCAGTAATCAGAGGTTCTGCACTTAAAGCTGTTGAAGCACCAAATGATCCAAATCATCCAGATCTTAAATCAATCAAAGAACTTCTTGACGCAATGGATAACTACTTCCCAGAACCAGTTCGTGAAGTGGATAAACCATTCCTTATGCCTGTTGAAGATGTTTTCTCTATCACAGGTAGAGGTACAGTTGTTACAGGAAGAATCGAACGTGGTGTAATTAAACCAGGTGTTGAAGCAGAGATCATTGGTATGAGCTATGAAACAAGAAAGACAGTTATCACAAGCGTTGAAATGTTCAGAAAAGAACTTGATGAAGCAATGGCTGGAGATAACGTTGGATGTCTGCTCAGAGGTATTGATAAAGATGAAGTAGAAAGAGGACAAGTCCTTGCAAAACCAGGTTCCATCACTCCTCACAAGAAATTCAAAGCAAACATCTACGTTTTGAAGAAAGAAGAAGGTGGACGCCACACACCATTTACAAAAGGTTACAAGCCACAATTTTACATAAGAACAGCTGACGTTACGGGAGAAATAGTTGATCTCCCAGCAGGTGCAGAAATGGTTATGCCTGGTGATAATCTCGAAATGACAATCGAACTCATTTATCCAGTTGCTATTGAAAAAGGTATGAGATTTGCAGTTCGTGAAGGTGGAAGAACAGTCGGAGCAGGTGTTGTTTCAGAAATTATTGAATAA
- the rplD gene encoding 50S ribosomal protein L4, which produces MAQTTLYNIKGEKIGTVELSDEIFNIEPNLDVMWRYIDMQLTNARAGTASTKTRGEVSGGGRKPWPQKHTGRARAGSIRAINWRHGGVAHGPKPRNYLKRLNKKMKKLALKSALSARFKEGNLIVVSDIRFEKAQTKQMREVLKNLRIVDEKVLFVLPRKENVYENVKLSGRNIPGVKVIIADNPNNGNPVNIDGLNVYDIINATKVVLTEGTVRKIEEVLSK; this is translated from the coding sequence ATGGCACAAACAACACTTTATAATATCAAGGGTGAAAAGATAGGAACCGTTGAACTCAGCGATGAGATTTTTAATATTGAGCCAAATCTTGATGTGATGTGGCGCTATATTGACATGCAACTTACAAATGCAAGAGCAGGTACCGCTTCTACTAAGACAAGAGGAGAAGTATCAGGTGGCGGAAGAAAGCCTTGGCCACAAAAGCATACAGGTAGGGCAAGAGCTGGTTCTATAAGAGCAATTAACTGGAGACACGGTGGAGTTGCGCACGGTCCCAAGCCAAGAAATTATTTGAAAAGATTAAACAAAAAAATGAAAAAACTTGCGCTCAAATCAGCTTTGTCTGCTCGTTTTAAGGAAGGTAATCTTATTGTTGTAAGCGACATACGATTTGAAAAAGCACAAACAAAACAAATGCGTGAAGTACTTAAAAATCTCAGAATCGTTGACGAGAAAGTCTTGTTCGTTCTTCCGAGAAAGGAAAATGTATACGAAAATGTGAAATTATCGGGAAGAAATATTCCTGGTGTGAAGGTTATAATTGCTGATAATCCAAATAACGGCAATCCTGTTAATATCGACGGTTTAAATGTTTACGACATAATAAACGCTACAAAGGTTGTCCTTACAGAGGGCACCGTTCGTAAAATTGAGGAGGTGCTCAGCAAATGA
- the rpsQ gene encoding 30S ribosomal protein S17 has product MPKKRFIGVVVSDKMDKTVTVKVERLVKHPKFGKYIKKSKKFYAHDENNACKIGDVVEIEESRPLSKLKRWVVVQILERSKLGLQTPETEELFENEGGSVQ; this is encoded by the coding sequence ATGCCTAAGAAAAGATTTATTGGTGTTGTTGTAAGTGACAAGATGGATAAAACCGTAACAGTCAAAGTTGAAAGACTTGTGAAACACCCAAAGTTTGGAAAGTATATTAAGAAATCAAAGAAATTTTATGCTCATGATGAGAATAACGCATGCAAAATTGGAGATGTTGTAGAAATAGAAGAATCAAGACCTTTAAGCAAACTGAAAAGATGGGTAGTTGTTCAAATACTCGAGCGTTCTAAACTTGGTCTACAAACGCCTGAGACTGAGGAATTATTCGAGAACGAAGGGGGTAGTGTACAATGA
- the rpsJ gene encoding 30S ribosomal protein S10, giving the protein MPGQKIRIRLRAYDHRLLDESAKKIVEVAKQTNAKVSGPIPLPTERTLYVVLRSPLKHKDSREQFEKKVHKRLIDIIEPNSKTIDALMKINLPAGVDVEINL; this is encoded by the coding sequence ATGCCAGGGCAAAAAATTAGAATCAGGTTGAGAGCATATGATCATAGATTGCTCGATGAATCGGCTAAGAAGATAGTTGAAGTGGCAAAGCAAACAAATGCAAAAGTTTCAGGACCGATCCCACTTCCAACGGAAAGAACACTTTATGTTGTGCTGAGATCGCCACTAAAACACAAAGATTCGCGTGAACAATTCGAAAAGAAAGTACACAAGAGACTTATAGACATAATAGAACCGAACTCAAAGACGATTGACGCACTGATGAAGATTAATCTTCCAGCAGGTGTCGATGTTGAAATCAATCTGTGA
- the rpsC gene encoding 30S ribosomal protein S3 — MGQKVHPRGFRLGLTSEWDAQWFNEKKYSEYLLEDEAIRNFLRKNYNQAGISRVFIQRPDAERVLISIYAARPGILIGKKGSGITELRQALESNFNRKFGVDIIEVKTPETEAILVAESIAQKIEKRASYKIVMKRAITAALRRGAKGIKIMVSGRLAGAEIARTEWYLKGRLPLQTLRSVIDYSTARAETKYGTIGIKVWIYKGDQQI, encoded by the coding sequence GTGGGTCAAAAAGTACATCCAAGAGGTTTCAGACTCGGTTTAACGTCAGAATGGGATGCACAGTGGTTCAACGAAAAGAAATATAGTGAATATCTCCTTGAAGATGAAGCAATAAGAAATTTCCTGAGGAAAAATTACAACCAAGCTGGTATATCAAGAGTTTTCATTCAGAGACCAGATGCCGAAAGAGTGTTGATTTCAATTTATGCGGCAAGACCAGGAATATTGATAGGTAAAAAAGGTTCTGGAATAACAGAACTTAGGCAAGCGCTTGAAAGTAACTTCAACAGAAAATTTGGTGTTGATATAATTGAAGTCAAAACGCCTGAAACAGAGGCAATACTGGTAGCAGAATCCATTGCGCAAAAAATAGAAAAACGTGCTTCTTATAAAATAGTCATGAAAAGAGCAATAACTGCAGCACTTAGAAGGGGAGCAAAAGGAATAAAAATAATGGTTTCCGGAAGATTGGCAGGTGCAGAAATTGCAAGAACAGAATGGTATTTGAAAGGTAGACTACCACTTCAAACGTTAAGATCTGTAATAGACTACTCAACAGCTAGAGCCGAAACGAAATATGGAACCATAGGGATAAAGGTATGGATATACAAAGGTGATCAGCAAATTTGA
- the rplE gene encoding 50S ribosomal protein L5, which produces MAYEFVPLKEKYQKEVVPALMKEFGYKNIHEVPRLVKVVINMGVGEGARNKDIIESHARELTMIAGQKALITKAKKSISNFKIRKGMTIGVKVTLRGPRMYNFVYKLVNLVLPKVRDFRGLNPNSFDGKGNYSFGLTEQLVFPEISPDQIKRIQGMDIVVVTTAKKDEEAKRLLELLGFPFKKQ; this is translated from the coding sequence ATGGCCTACGAATTTGTTCCATTAAAAGAAAAGTATCAGAAAGAAGTGGTGCCAGCTTTAATGAAAGAGTTTGGATATAAAAACATCCACGAAGTTCCAAGGTTGGTGAAGGTAGTTATAAATATGGGCGTTGGTGAAGGTGCACGAAATAAAGATATCATAGAATCACATGCACGCGAACTTACGATGATAGCAGGTCAAAAAGCACTCATCACAAAAGCGAAGAAGAGTATTTCAAATTTCAAAATAAGAAAAGGTATGACCATAGGTGTAAAGGTAACGTTAAGAGGACCAAGAATGTACAATTTTGTGTACAAGCTCGTCAATCTTGTACTTCCAAAGGTTAGAGACTTCAGGGGATTAAATCCAAACTCATTTGATGGAAAAGGTAACTACAGCTTTGGTTTAACAGAACAACTTGTTTTTCCAGAGATATCACCAGATCAAATCAAGCGAATCCAAGGAATGGACATTGTTGTAGTAACAACAGCAAAAAAGGATGAAGAGGCCAAGAGATTACTTGAGTTACTTGGATTTCCATTCAAAAAGCAATAA
- the rplX gene encoding 50S ribosomal protein L24 produces the protein MAQKIKKGDTVQVISGSDKGKRGEVIQVMPKDEKIIVRGVNVVKKHQRPTGQLRQGGIIEKEAPLYWSKVMLVCPSCDKATRVGFKILEDGKKVRFCKKCGEIIDKK, from the coding sequence ATGGCACAGAAAATCAAAAAGGGTGACACGGTACAAGTTATTTCCGGTAGTGATAAAGGAAAAAGAGGCGAAGTTATTCAAGTAATGCCAAAAGATGAAAAGATAATTGTCAGAGGTGTGAATGTTGTAAAGAAACACCAAAGACCAACTGGACAACTTAGACAGGGCGGAATAATAGAAAAGGAAGCACCGTTGTACTGGTCAAAAGTTATGTTAGTATGCCCAAGTTGTGATAAAGCCACAAGAGTTGGATTTAAGATTCTTGAAGATGGCAAAAAAGTGAGATTTTGCAAAAAATGCGGCGAAATAATAGATAAGAAGTAA
- a CDS encoding type Z 30S ribosomal protein S14, with the protein MAKKSMVEKWKKPKKFKTREYTRCNICGRPHSVYREFGICRVCFRRMANEGKLPGVRKASW; encoded by the coding sequence ATGGCAAAAAAATCAATGGTAGAAAAATGGAAAAAACCTAAGAAGTTCAAGACAAGAGAATATACAAGATGTAATATCTGTGGTAGACCACACTCAGTCTATAGAGAATTCGGAATTTGCAGAGTTTGTTTCAGAAGAATGGCTAACGAGGGAAAACTCCCGGGCGTTAGGAAAGCAAGTTGGTAA
- the rplP gene encoding 50S ribosomal protein L16: protein MLMPKRVKYRKQQRGRTKGETKGGALVMFGEYGLKALEPAWITSQQIEACRLAITRTLKKEGKLWIKIFPDKSYTKHPPETKLGKGKGNVEGWVAVVKPGKVMFEIGGVEEELAIKALEYAATKLPIKTKIVTRHHIGGEAV, encoded by the coding sequence ATGCTAATGCCAAAAAGAGTTAAATACAGAAAACAACAACGAGGTAGAACTAAAGGAGAAACAAAAGGTGGAGCTCTTGTAATGTTTGGTGAATATGGTCTTAAAGCACTCGAACCGGCTTGGATAACATCACAACAAATAGAAGCTTGCAGACTTGCAATTACAAGAACTCTAAAGAAGGAAGGAAAACTTTGGATTAAGATATTCCCGGACAAGTCTTATACCAAGCATCCGCCTGAAACAAAACTTGGTAAAGGTAAAGGTAACGTTGAAGGTTGGGTTGCCGTTGTAAAACCAGGAAAGGTGATGTTTGAAATCGGTGGTGTTGAAGAAGAACTTGCCATAAAAGCCCTTGAATATGCAGCAACAAAATTGCCAATCAAAACAAAAATTGTGACAAGACATCACATAGGTGGTGAAGCAGTATGA
- the rplB gene encoding 50S ribosomal protein L2 — MGLKRFKPTTPGRRFMVIPDFSEITKTEPEKSLVVPLKKTGGRNHHGRITVRFRGGGHKRLYRIIDFRRWEKENIPAKVASIEYDPNRTARIALLVYADGEKRYILAPNGLNVGDTVMSGPEAEIKPGNALPLENIPVGTILHNVEFLPRGGAKIARSAGMSCQLMAKEGEYALLKMPSGELRKVHVKCYATVGIVGNEDHKNEISGKAGRERWKGRKPHVRGVVMNPVDHPHGGGEGRGKGHHPQSPWGVPAKGYKTRRGKRASDKFIVRRRNG, encoded by the coding sequence ATGGGTCTTAAAAGATTCAAGCCAACAACTCCAGGTAGAAGATTCATGGTTATTCCTGACTTTTCGGAAATTACCAAAACAGAGCCCGAAAAGTCACTTGTTGTGCCTCTTAAGAAAACGGGTGGTAGAAACCACCACGGAAGAATAACGGTAAGATTCAGAGGTGGCGGACATAAGAGATTATACAGAATTATAGATTTTAGAAGATGGGAAAAAGAAAACATTCCAGCAAAAGTTGCTTCAATAGAATATGATCCAAATAGAACAGCAAGAATAGCATTACTTGTTTATGCTGATGGCGAGAAGAGATATATCCTTGCACCCAATGGTTTAAATGTTGGAGATACAGTTATGTCTGGACCAGAGGCAGAAATTAAACCCGGTAATGCATTGCCTTTAGAAAATATTCCAGTAGGTACAATATTACACAACGTTGAGTTCTTACCGCGTGGCGGTGCAAAAATAGCAAGAAGTGCTGGAATGTCTTGTCAACTTATGGCAAAAGAAGGCGAATATGCACTCTTGAAAATGCCATCAGGTGAACTTAGAAAGGTTCACGTAAAGTGTTATGCAACGGTTGGTATAGTAGGTAACGAAGATCACAAAAACGAAATTTCTGGTAAAGCTGGTAGAGAAAGATGGAAAGGTAGAAAACCACATGTACGTGGTGTCGTAATGAACCCAGTAGATCACCCACACGGTGGTGGAGAAGGTAGAGGTAAAGGACATCACCCACAAAGCCCATGGGGTGTACCAGCTAAAGGTTATAAAACAAGAAGGGGTAAGAGAGCAAGCGATAAATTCATAGTTAGAAGAAGAAACGGTTAA
- the rplW gene encoding 50S ribosomal protein L23: MRKEYSDIIIRPVISEKSMSLRANREYVFEVDKNANKSEIKEAVEKLFNVKVERVNTMIVKPKPKRDLRRGYMAREGYTKEWKKAIVKLAEGYVIKELQA; this comes from the coding sequence ATGAGAAAAGAATACTCCGATATCATTATTAGACCTGTTATAAGTGAAAAGTCAATGTCTTTACGTGCAAATCGTGAATATGTTTTTGAAGTTGACAAAAACGCGAACAAATCGGAAATAAAAGAAGCAGTTGAAAAGCTTTTTAACGTCAAAGTGGAAAGAGTAAACACAATGATTGTAAAGCCAAAACCCAAAAGAGACCTCAGAAGGGGTTATATGGCGAGGGAAGGATACACAAAAGAATGGAAAAAAGCCATAGTCAAGTTAGCAGAAGGCTATGTGATTAAAGAACTCCAAGCATGA
- the rplN gene encoding 50S ribosomal protein L14, with the protein MIQNESYLVAADNSGAKVLRVIRVLGGSHKQFGTIGDIVVCSVREAVPNTDIKKGDVVKAVVVRTRKEIRRPDGSYIRFDDNAAVVLDKFNQPKGTRVFGPVARELREKGFMKIVSLAPEVW; encoded by the coding sequence ATGATTCAAAATGAAAGCTACCTCGTAGCAGCTGATAATTCTGGGGCAAAGGTTCTTAGAGTAATTAGAGTACTAGGTGGATCACATAAACAATTCGGTACAATAGGTGATATAGTTGTTTGCAGTGTCAGGGAAGCGGTACCTAATACTGATATTAAGAAAGGTGACGTTGTAAAAGCGGTTGTAGTAAGAACCAGAAAAGAGATAAGAAGACCTGATGGAAGTTATATAAGATTTGATGACAACGCGGCAGTTGTACTCGATAAATTTAATCAACCAAAAGGTACGCGTGTCTTCGGACCTGTTGCAAGAGAACTGAGAGAAAAAGGATTTATGAAAATAGTATCTCTCGCACCAGAAGTATGGTAA
- the rplV gene encoding 50S ribosomal protein L22: MQTIIKREGLKRSKFHAKRKETLATLPKYEARAVARFVRISPRKARAVINSIRGKNVSEAFNLLEFSPKKAARIVYNVLKSAVANATNNFGLSEDNLYVSACYVNDGPRMKRVWPRGRGRADIIQKRMSHITIIVRDREKENSAKQ, from the coding sequence ATGCAAACCATCATTAAAAGAGAGGGACTCAAAAGGTCCAAGTTTCATGCGAAAAGAAAAGAAACTCTTGCAACGTTACCAAAATATGAAGCACGAGCTGTTGCAAGATTTGTTCGCATATCTCCAAGAAAAGCGAGAGCTGTAATCAATTCTATCAGGGGTAAAAATGTTTCAGAAGCTTTTAATCTTCTTGAATTTTCGCCTAAGAAGGCTGCACGAATCGTTTATAATGTGTTAAAATCTGCTGTGGCAAATGCAACGAACAATTTTGGACTGTCTGAAGATAATCTCTATGTTTCAGCTTGTTATGTAAACGATGGTCCTAGAATGAAAAGGGTATGGCCACGTGGTAGAGGAAGGGCGGATATTATTCAAAAGAGAATGTCCCATATAACAATTATTGTCAGGGACAGAGAAAAAGAAAATAGCGCAAAACAATAA
- the rplC gene encoding 50S ribosomal protein L3 has protein sequence MKFIIARKVGMTRLWKDDKVVPVTVLKAGPCIVVHKKTLEKDGYNAVQLGFEEVSEKKLTKPMLGVFKKANVKPMRVLKEFRVDNVDQYSVGQEITVAIFQEGDKIDITGWSKGRGFSGAMKRWNFQGGPRAHGAKFHRELGSVGQHTEPARIFKGKRMPGRYGNERVTILNSEVVKIDVENNLLAVKGGVPGARGSLVLIRSAVKV, from the coding sequence ATGAAATTTATTATTGCAAGAAAGGTTGGAATGACCAGATTATGGAAAGATGATAAGGTTGTTCCTGTTACAGTCCTTAAAGCAGGACCATGTATCGTTGTCCATAAAAAGACATTAGAAAAAGATGGTTACAACGCTGTGCAACTCGGGTTTGAAGAAGTTAGTGAGAAGAAATTAACCAAGCCAATGCTTGGTGTATTTAAAAAGGCAAATGTTAAGCCAATGAGAGTGCTTAAAGAGTTTAGAGTTGATAACGTAGATCAATATTCTGTTGGTCAGGAAATAACAGTTGCAATTTTCCAAGAAGGAGATAAGATAGATATTACTGGCTGGTCAAAAGGTAGAGGTTTTTCGGGCGCAATGAAAAGGTGGAATTTTCAAGGTGGTCCAAGAGCACACGGCGCAAAGTTCCACAGAGAACTTGGTTCTGTTGGTCAGCACACAGAACCAGCAAGAATTTTCAAAGGTAAAAGAATGCCTGGAAGATATGGCAATGAAAGAGTAACAATACTTAATTCTGAAGTTGTTAAGATCGACGTTGAGAATAATCTATTAGCGGTTAAAGGTGGAGTGCCAGGAGCGAGGGGCAGCCTTGTTTTGATAAGAAGTGCTGTTAAAGTTTAA
- the rpsS gene encoding 30S ribosomal protein S19 yields MGRSSKKGPFVDPKLLKKIRLLNETGEKKIIKTWSRASTIVPEMVGHTIAVYNGMKHIPVYITENMVGHKLGEFSFTRRFGGHTNKSAKKGEVKK; encoded by the coding sequence ATGGGTCGTTCAAGTAAAAAAGGACCATTCGTGGATCCCAAACTTCTGAAAAAAATCAGACTATTAAACGAAACGGGTGAAAAGAAGATCATAAAAACATGGAGTAGAGCAAGCACAATCGTTCCAGAGATGGTCGGACACACAATAGCAGTGTACAATGGTATGAAACATATACCAGTTTATATAACAGAGAATATGGTAGGACATAAACTTGGTGAATTTTCTTTCACAAGAAGATTTGGTGGACATACGAACAAATCAGCCAAAAAAGGTGAGGTCAAGAAATAA